Part of the Sodalinema gerasimenkoae IPPAS B-353 genome is shown below.
TGCCAGAAAATACATCAGCAGAATGGCGTTCGACCAATCTGGTAATGCCATCACATCGCTGATGAAGAAAATATAGATCGACCCCGTGACTCCTGGGGCCAATCCGGTTAAGAAATTCGCCCCTAAGACTCGTTGTAAGAGACGGTTACGGGCGAGAATTTTAGCAGACTTGACAAAGCTAATCCCCATTTGAGGGGGGGTGGGACGTTCCGGGACATACCAGACAGAAACGGCCACCGTAATGGGCAACGTCACTACCACAAACCAGCCCATGGCCCCCAGTTGAACCATGGAGTTCGCATCTTGGGTTTGTTGTACGATCGCCGGAATCGCCAAGACCGCCAACATCCCAAAAATCAGGGAAAATTCCCGCCAACCCTGGACTCGGGCGCGATCATGATAATCATCGGACAGTTCTGCCCCCCAGGACATATGGGAAATACTCAACATGGTGTAGCCCAAATAGAGCAAAATGAGCCAAACCAACAGATAGGCGGCCGATACCGCTTGAGTGGGGAGAAAAATGGCATAGGCGCTGGCCATCAACAGGGGAACCGAGAGAATGATCCAGGGCCGCCGTCGTCCAATGCGGGTTGTCCAGCGATCGCTGATTGTCCCTAAAATCGGGTCGGTGATCATATCCCACAATCGCGCCAGGGCGAAGATATTGCCCACCACTGATAGGCTTAACCCCAGTTCACTATAAAAGGGAGGAATATAGACCACCAGGGGTAACCCCAGCGCTGAAATGGGAATGGCCGGAAGGGCAAAGGCAATAATACGCTGACGAGTCAGTTTCGAGTCACTCATAGGCTCTTGACGACTTATTCCCAGAGGGGATAAATGGGATCGGTAGATGGCTTAAAGTCATAGCGGAGGAGATGTTTCAGGGTGGGACTGGCTTGATCGAGGGCCTGGCGATCGCACCCATAGCGGAAATCTTCCAGGGGTTGAATAAATTTTGCCGTGTAGTTGGTTAATAGGGAGACGCGGGATTTGCTGGTGTAGTTTTTGCCCGTATCATGCCAACAGAGTCCATGGGAGATGACCACTGATCCTGCCTGTCCAGCCACTGGGCGAGCCGTGCGGTCAAAGCGTTTCACATCTGGGCTATCACAGAGAGTTTGACTCCCCGGCGCAAAAATTGGGGCCCCATTGGCTTCGTCG
Proteins encoded:
- a CDS encoding MFS transporter, whose amino-acid sequence is MSDSKLTRQRIIAFALPAIPISALGLPLVVYIPPFYSELGLSLSVVGNIFALARLWDMITDPILGTISDRWTTRIGRRRPWIILSVPLLMASAYAIFLPTQAVSAAYLLVWLILLYLGYTMLSISHMSWGAELSDDYHDRARVQGWREFSLIFGMLAVLAIPAIVQQTQDANSMVQLGAMGWFVVVTLPITVAVSVWYVPERPTPPQMGISFVKSAKILARNRLLQRVLGANFLTGLAPGVTGSIYIFFISDVMALPDWSNAILLMYFLASLLGVPGWIWLSCRLGKHQTFIVAMVWMCLVLPLLLLVPPGNLGLNILVNALYGVTTAASPFLLRSILADVTDWDNLQSGSQRTGLYYSLLMMSNKFGYALAVGVTYPVLDWIGYSPDLENTAETLMELKLLFIFAPILAVLPAAALLWRFPLNLHAQQALRRQLIERDVLREGDGE